One Pocillopora verrucosa isolate sample1 chromosome 10, ASM3666991v2, whole genome shotgun sequence genomic window carries:
- the LOC131799187 gene encoding late secretory pathway protein AVL9 homolog isoform X2 yields MEPITMSKTQLSSMYQVSAQQTLGRTHSQLFLEFLVTSRLIDLKIKSEDVTRSTVQKSICVLSCLPLYGYLREKLQVATRLYFEEKDFSQTGILEELYRNLNMTVSPSLISEESLLFIGFSAVELVRKFRHRILTLLKLLLLERKVIFHGFPVSNICSQLLSLVSLFPGMIQGGLVYSVTREKIFQEDKSESDIHVHEYEQLSVDLFGFPLAIFTKNSLFHPYLSLQQMELLKSSHVRSFVVGASNYLYKRQKGLSDVLVDLESSTIEIHDPELNEQLSLSTADLRFADYLIHHVDDYAEKGQQEAGWDGSDEWIRAQFKLYLLSLLSTIQHTGGDGMANYNEKFIEAWKQTTNYQVWRGKEHTGIDDVHAGHPFQGQMGLADIKIRLSNVMQTERGRRIGHAVVETGKVVGGAINSARSFVTSWLSELTQSSSEQNEEETGEGKAPEEKSEAKIDEEKNAGLQE; encoded by the exons gacttaaaaattaaaagtgaggATGTGACCAGAAGCACTGTACAGAAGAGTATTTGTGTCCTGTCCTGCTTG CCACTTTATGGATACCTAAGAGAAAAGCTGCAAGTTGCTACCAGACTCTATTTTGAAGAAAAGGATTTCTCTCAAACAGGAATTTTAGAG GAACTATATAGAAATTTAAACATGACTGTTTCACCAAGTCTGATATCAGAAGAATCTTTACTATTCATTG GTTTTTCAGCTGTAGAATTAGTTAGAAAGTTCAGACATCGG ATTTTAACTCTTCTTAAACTGCTTCTCCTTGAAAGAAAG GTCATCTTTCATGGATTTCCAGTTAGTAATATTTGCTCACAGCTTCTCTCACTTGTTTCTCTGTTTCCAG GAATGATTCAGGGTGGTCTGGTGTATTCAGTCAccagagaaaaaatttttcaagaggACAAGTCAGAGAGT GATATTCATGTCCATGAATATGAACAGCTATCAGTGGATTTATTTGGATTTCCTTTAGCAATCTTTACAAAA AACTCTTTGTTTCATCCCTATTTATCTTTGCAACAAATGGAACTGTTGAAGAGTTCTCATGTCAGAAGTTTTGTGGTTGGGGCATCAAATTATTTGTACAAACGGCAAAAAGGATTATCAGATGTTTTGGTGGAT CTGGAGAGTAGTACAATTGAAATTCATGATCCTGAACTAAACGAACAGTTGTCATTATCAACTGCTGACCTGAGGTTTGCAGACTATCTAATTCATCACGTTGATGATTATGCTGAGAAAGGCCAACAAGAAGCAG GCTGGGATGGTAGTGATGAGTGGATCAGAGCCCAGTTCAAATTGTATCTTCTGTCATTGTTATCAACCATTCAACACACAG GGGGTGATGGGATGGCAAACTACAATGAGAAGTTCATAGAGGCCTGGAAACAAACTACAAACTATCAAGTGTGGAGAGGAAAAGAACACACAGGGATTGATGATGTACATGCTGG ACATCCTTTTCAAGGACAGATGGGACTAGCAGACATTAAAATCAGACTCTCTAA TGTTATGCAGACAGAAAGAGGCCGTAGGATTGGTCATGCTGTGGTGGAAACTGGCAAAGTTGTAG gtgGGGCTATTAACAGTGCACGCTCATTTGTGACATCATGGTTGTCTGAGTTGACGCAATCATCTTCAGAGCAGAATGAAGAGGAGACTGGGGAGGGTAAAGCACCAGAAGAGAAAAGTGAAGCAAAAATTGATGAAGAAAAGAATGCAGGGCTACAGGAATGA
- the LOC131799187 gene encoding late secretory pathway protein AVL9 homolog isoform X3 — MRINKDLKIKSEDVTRSTVQKSICVLSCLPLYGYLREKLQVATRLYFEEKDFSQTGILEELYRNLNMTVSPSLISEESLLFIGFSAVELVRKFRHRILTLLKLLLLERKVIFHGFPVSNICSQLLSLVSLFPGMIQGGLVYSVTREKIFQEDKSESDIHVHEYEQLSVDLFGFPLAIFTKNSLFHPYLSLQQMELLKSSHVRSFVVGASNYLYKRQKGLSDVLVDLESSTIEIHDPELNEQLSLSTADLRFADYLIHHVDDYAEKGQQEAGWDGSDEWIRAQFKLYLLSLLSTIQHTGGDGMANYNEKFIEAWKQTTNYQVWRGKEHTGIDDVHAGHPFQGQMGLADIKIRLSNVMQTERGRRIGHAVVETGKVVGGAINSARSFVTSWLSELTQSSSEQNEEETGEGKAPEEKSEAKIDEEKNAGLQE; from the exons gacttaaaaattaaaagtgaggATGTGACCAGAAGCACTGTACAGAAGAGTATTTGTGTCCTGTCCTGCTTG CCACTTTATGGATACCTAAGAGAAAAGCTGCAAGTTGCTACCAGACTCTATTTTGAAGAAAAGGATTTCTCTCAAACAGGAATTTTAGAG GAACTATATAGAAATTTAAACATGACTGTTTCACCAAGTCTGATATCAGAAGAATCTTTACTATTCATTG GTTTTTCAGCTGTAGAATTAGTTAGAAAGTTCAGACATCGG ATTTTAACTCTTCTTAAACTGCTTCTCCTTGAAAGAAAG GTCATCTTTCATGGATTTCCAGTTAGTAATATTTGCTCACAGCTTCTCTCACTTGTTTCTCTGTTTCCAG GAATGATTCAGGGTGGTCTGGTGTATTCAGTCAccagagaaaaaatttttcaagaggACAAGTCAGAGAGT GATATTCATGTCCATGAATATGAACAGCTATCAGTGGATTTATTTGGATTTCCTTTAGCAATCTTTACAAAA AACTCTTTGTTTCATCCCTATTTATCTTTGCAACAAATGGAACTGTTGAAGAGTTCTCATGTCAGAAGTTTTGTGGTTGGGGCATCAAATTATTTGTACAAACGGCAAAAAGGATTATCAGATGTTTTGGTGGAT CTGGAGAGTAGTACAATTGAAATTCATGATCCTGAACTAAACGAACAGTTGTCATTATCAACTGCTGACCTGAGGTTTGCAGACTATCTAATTCATCACGTTGATGATTATGCTGAGAAAGGCCAACAAGAAGCAG GCTGGGATGGTAGTGATGAGTGGATCAGAGCCCAGTTCAAATTGTATCTTCTGTCATTGTTATCAACCATTCAACACACAG GGGGTGATGGGATGGCAAACTACAATGAGAAGTTCATAGAGGCCTGGAAACAAACTACAAACTATCAAGTGTGGAGAGGAAAAGAACACACAGGGATTGATGATGTACATGCTGG ACATCCTTTTCAAGGACAGATGGGACTAGCAGACATTAAAATCAGACTCTCTAA TGTTATGCAGACAGAAAGAGGCCGTAGGATTGGTCATGCTGTGGTGGAAACTGGCAAAGTTGTAG gtgGGGCTATTAACAGTGCACGCTCATTTGTGACATCATGGTTGTCTGAGTTGACGCAATCATCTTCAGAGCAGAATGAAGAGGAGACTGGGGAGGGTAAAGCACCAGAAGAGAAAAGTGAAGCAAAAATTGATGAAGAAAAGAATGCAGGGCTACAGGAATGA
- the LOC131799186 gene encoding uncharacterized protein, whose amino-acid sequence MIVYTSLFAMIFVGGLLVSVLAQIRKKRRSKFHTVRSLLIHYFINRFVYLLGAKARRRLEKDTKSFPQVQETFLLNILRKNSKTNYGREFKFQEIRSCRDFTDVHPITKYDHYKPFVDEIYRGKTNVLTNQDPWMLAVTSGTTGRSCLIPKTRNNSRVFVEYGFSVGLYHTLFNVLPLADSLQKSLKLFHAPQVRCSEGGIPIGPSTLAPSLQLHALSTPRVHLDVPSEPAGLYIHVLFALRDRDLGAILGNFAFWIHGVFVFLERNWKLLVQDLEKGEINMDLDITDGVRKELNKLLKPDKQRANELRVEFQKGFDGIARRIWPHLAYVHGVVSGSSELYATQLRERYLKGVALCSTIYGATEGLIGVNLWPLNSELCYLLVPRSMFFEFIPLEHTHEEQPKTLFGDEIEPGCLYELVVTTLSGLYRYRIGDVVKVVRFYNNCPVVEFQYRQGQLLNMRSEKTTETMMYEAITNVLRGKGEKFNLVDYTCAESILLDFIPTKMDFVKENIGQGKNNNHRCKADFDDVKPFYIIFLEFSATRDPGENRPLSQELDHALCEVNPFYLIRRENGGCIDRLKVFLVQPGTFKKFRDFLLKVTPTAVNQLKIPRKLTSKEQLMFFCENSGHRARLNN is encoded by the exons ATGATAGTGTATACATCGTTATTTGCTATGATTTTTGTCGGCGGTCTCCTAGTTTCTGTTCTCGCTCAGATCCGGAAAAAACGTCGAAGCAAATTTCACACTGTACGGAGTTTACTGATCCACTACTTTATCAATCGCTTTGTGTATCTCTTGGGAGCTAAAGCAAGAAGACGCTTGGAAAAAGACACAAAAAGTTTTCCTCAAGttcaagaaacatttttgttgaaCATTCTCAGGAAAAACTCAAAGACTAATTATGGCAGAGAATTCAAGTTTCAAGAAATAAGGAGCTGCCGGGATTTTACTGATGTTCATCCCATCACCAAGTATGATCACTATAAACCATTTGTGG ATGAAATTTATCGAGGAAAGACGAATGTACTGACCAATCAAGATCCTTGGATGTTGGCGGTAACATCCGGAACAACAGGAAGAAGCTGTCTTATTCCCAAGACACGAAACAATTCTCGAGTATTCGTGGAATACGGATTCTCCGTGGGACTTTATCACACTTTGTTTAACGTTCTACCCCTG GCGGACAGCTTACAGAAGTCTCTTAAACTGTTTCACGCTCCTCAAGTAAGATGCTCAGAAGGAGGGATTCCAATAGGACCTTCAACTTTAGCGCCTTCATTACAGCTCCACGCCCTGTCCACTCCCCGAGTGCACCTTGACGTCCCGTCTGAACCCGCTGGACTTTATATTCACGTCTTGTTTGCACTGAGAGATAGAGACCTGGGTGCGATTCTGGGCAATTTTGCGTTTTGGATTCACGGGGTTTTCGTCTTCCTTGAGAGAAACTGGAAATTATTGGTACAAGACTTGGAGAAAGGTGAAATCAATATGGATCTTGACATAACAGATGGAGTTCGAAA AGAGCTAAATAAGCTGCTAAAGCCAGATAAACAACGAGCAAATGAACTAAGGGTGGAGTTTCAGAAGGGCTTTGATGGAATCGCCAGGAGAATTTGGCCACACCTTGCATATGTTCATGGAGTAGTGTCAG GTTCTTCTGAGCTTTATGCCACGCAGTTACGGGAGCGCTATCTCAAGGGTGTGGCACTGTGTTCCACCATATATGGAGCAACTGAAGGATTGATTGGAGTGAACTTATGGCCACTGAACTCGGAACTTTGCTATCTCCTTGTACCTCGCTCAATGTTCTTTGAGTTCATACCACTGGAGCATACTCACGAAGAACAACCGAAG ACGCTGTTTGGTGATGAAATCGAACCCGGTTGCTTATACGAACTAGTGGTAACCACACTGAGCGGTTTGTACCGTTACAGGATTGGAGATGTGGTGAAAGTTGTCCGTTTTTACAACAATTGCCCGGTGGTAGAGTTTCAGTACAGACAAGGTCAGCTATTAAACATGCGCTCGGAGAAAACGACTGAGACGATGATGTACGAGGCAATTACGAATGTGCTCAGAGGGAAAGGCGAGAAATTTAACCTCGTGGATTACACATGCGCAGAGAGCATTCTGTTGGATTTTATCCCAACGAAGATGGATTTCGTTAAGGAAAATATTGGCCAGGgtaaaaacaacaaccacagaTGCAAGGCTGACTTCGATGATGTTAAGCCATTCTACATAATTTTCTTGGAGTTTAGTGCAACGCGAGACCCAGGAGAGAATAGGCCGCTTTCACAGGAG TTGGACCACGCCCTTTGTGAGGTGAATCCATTTTATCTCATTCGTCGTGAAAATGGCGGCTGTATTGACAGACTCAAAGTTTTTTTGGTCCAACCAGGTACGTTCAAGAAATTTCGCGACTTTCTACTCAAAGTCACACCAACTGCTGTCAACCAACTAAAGATTCCGCGGAAACTGACGTCGAAAGAACAACTGATGTTCTTTTGCGAGAATTCTGGCCACAGAGCACGTTTAAATAATTAG
- the LOC131799210 gene encoding uncharacterized protein: MVSYASESVLESCPAFKDGCPYSKITQDLFVEEIKKCPEFKQGCPFKNTDNVKDILKELSKMPEIKHHSGSTHEHLLNMLKAIHTESKKLEEKVGECPAFKTEEGCPFKDASKEGKPLIDPPAAVLEGFTASDVSKLKEKCPAFKEGCPFANMDNEVLLEKIKKCPEFKEGCAFKEAKTIKEIYNKLSQMPSSDKDCNHKEALMETMKVIHSVGHEKADKCPILLKDGCPFKSAESEGKPLFSPAESVLPSESESEEPSTHFVNLKDLKETCPAFASGCPFAKVGDKQLDEELKQCPEFKDGCPHKDSETIGDIYKKLASLPSFSVQGSHGAKLVEIFRYIHEVSNGLKEEMGECPMFATVEGCPFKTVCSDGKPLVDKLDGQRWTKIFQSSIDDIKEDVNKEIEKTEPSIHLSKELKKGTKVIHREAENIHFVKEFAKGRIERQWYKELLADLYFVYRALEEESERHKDHDLFKAVHFPKELGRLQSLEEDMEFYFGEEWKEQVPMSAATKAYVDRIHEVADKDPALLIAHHYTRYLGDLSGGQILRKMATKAMDLPSTGEGVHFYVFDNIPDAKKFKNKYRSCLDELSIDKVKSDEIVKEANYVFLLNIHLFQEIDDMAGFEYQVTKKKKKLTVEEVYSSIDTSKDQAHGVCPFAVMAKKPAQGNTTAPRSEGRNVHPVLLAVIIAIAAILLGLVFTKIM, from the exons ATGGTATCATATGCATCAGAATCAGTCCTTGAGAGCTGCCCAGCTTTTAAAGATGGCTGTCCTTATTCTAAGATTACACAAGACCTTTTTGTGgaagaaatcaagaaatgcCCTGAGTTCAAACAAGGGTGCCCCTTTAAGAACACAGACAATGTAAAGGATATCCTGAAAGAACTTTCCAAGATGCCAGAGATAAAACATCACTCAGGATCAACACATGAACATCTACTTAACATGCTGAAAGCCATTCACACGGAGTCTAAAAAGCTGGAAGAGAAGGTTGGAGAGTGTCCTGCATTCAAGACAGAGGAAGGCTGTCCTTTCAAAGATGCCAGCAAGGAAGGGAAACCTTTGATAGACCCACCAGCAGCTGTGTTAGAAGGTTTTACTGCCTCTGATGTCAGTAAACTGAAGGAGAAGTGTCCTGCTTTCAAAGAAGGGTGTCCATTTGCCAACATGGATAATGAagttcttttggaaaaaattaagaaatgcCCTGAGTTTAAAGAAGGATGTGCCTTCAAAGAAGCCAAAACAATCAAAGAGATCTACAATAAGCTGTCACAGATGCCAAGCAGTGACAAGGACTGCAACCATAAAGAAGCTCTGATGGAGACCATGAAAGTCATTCACAGTGTTGGCCATGAGAAAGCTGACAAGTGTCCAATCCTTCTGAAGGATGGTTGTCCATTCAAATCTGCTGAGAGTGAAGGAAAGCCACTTTTCAGTCCAGCAGAATCTGTATTGCCCTCAGAGTCTGAGTCAGAAGAGCCTTCTACCCATTTTGTTAACCTCAaggatttaaaagaaacttgcCCAGCATTTGCATCTGGATGTCCATTTGCAAAAGTTGGTGACAAACAGTTGGATGAAGAGCTGAAACAGTGTCCTGAATTCAAAGATGGATGCCCTCATAAGGACAGTGAAACTATTGGAGATATTTACAAAAAGCTTGCCAGTCTTCCATCCTTCTCTGTGCAGGGATCACATGGTGCTAAGCTCGTAGAAATTTTCAGGTACATACATGAAGTGTCCAATGGACTGAAAGAGGAAATGGGTGAGTGTCCCATGTTTGCAACAGTGGAAGGATGTCCATTCAAGACTGTCTGCAGTGACGGCAAACCACTGGTTGACAAGCTGGATGGTCAACGTTGGACCAAGATTTTCCAGAGTTCAATTGATGACATCAAAGAAGATGTcaataaagaaattgagaaaacaGAACCATCTATTCATCTGTCAAAGGAGTTGAAGAAAGGCACCAAAGTTATCCACAGAGAAGCAGAAAATATTCACTTTGTAAAGGAGTTTGCTAAGGGAAGGATTGAGAGACAGTGGTATAAAGAACTTTTGGCTGATCTTTACTTTGTGTACAG AGCACTTGAAGAAGAGAGTGAGAGACATAAAGATCATGATCTGTTCAAAGCAGTACATTTTCCTAAAGAGCTTGGTCGTTTGCAGTCCTTGGAAGAAGATATGGAGTTTTATTTTGGCGAGGAATGGAAGGAGCAAGTTCCAATGTCTGCAGCTACAAAAGCCTATGTTGACAGAATCCATGAAGTAGCTGACAAGGATCCAGCTCTGTTGATAGCTCATCATTACACCAGGTACCTGGGGGATTTGTCAGGTGgacaaattttaagaaaaatggcCACTAAAGCTATGGATCTCCCAAGTACTGGAGAAGGAGTGCACTTTTATGTCTTTGATAACATTCCTGATGCTAAGAAGTTTAAGAACAAGTACAGATCCTGCCTTGATGAACTCAGCATTGACAAAGTGAAATCAGATGAGATTGTTAAAGAAGCAAATTATGTTTTCCTGCTCAACATTCATTTGTTTCAAGAGATAGATGATATGGCTGGATTCGAATATCAGGTtaccaagaagaaaaagaagctgaCAGTTGAAGAGGTTTACAGTAGCATTGACACCAGTAAAGATCAGGCTCATGGGGTGTGTCCATTTGCAGTCATGGCCAAAAAACCTGCACAAGGAAACACAACAGCTCCAAGAAGTGAAGGAAGGAATGTTCATCCAGTGCTTCTGGCAGTAATTATTGCAATTGCAGCCATTCTGCTAGGGCTGGTGTTCACCAAAATAATGTGA